The window GGGATATCACTTTTTAAGCTGATTTCGGCAATATCCGCCAAATAAATCGGAATATGCTTGCCTTGTTTATTCTGATAGACACCGACAACTAGTTGTTTGAGATCGTCTATGGATTGTAAAAATTGCCCAGCCTGAACTTTAATCTCTTGATTACCTTGCACTAAGGATGCAGGCATAGAGACCATATTATTGTCATTTAGACTCTGTCTTAACTTGTCGTAGGTCAGATTAAAGCTGTTCATCTTGGCGGGATCGATACGTATGTTGGCCACCATGTCGTGCTGGCCAACGGTATAGATTTCGCGGGTACCGGGAATGCGCTTAATTTCGGTTTCTAACCCAAGGGCGACATGGGTCAGTTGCTCGGCAGAGACTTGTCTGTCCTTTGACCACAAGGTCAAACTGACAATGGGCACATCATCGATGCCGCGGGGTTTGATTAGTGGATCACCCACCCCTGCGCCCCTTGGCAATTTATCCATGTTGGAATAAATCTGGTTGTACAGGCTGACGATGGCATCATTGCGCGCGACGCCGACCTTAAAGATGACGATAATCAGCGCGCCATCGGGTTGGGAGAACGAATATAGGGTATCTATGCCTTTGATTTCGGAGATCACTTGCTCCGCAGGCAAGGTGACTAAGTTTTCAACTTCGGTAGGTGTCGCGCCGGGAAAAGGAATAAACACGTCGGCAAAGGTGACATCAATTTGCGGCTCTTCTTCCTTTGGCGTCACCAAAATAGCAAATAAGCCGAGTAAGAGTCCGAGAAGCGCTAATAGCGGCGTGATGGCGCTATTTTGGAAGGCGGCGGCAATTCGACCGGAAATCCCAAGTGTGGTCTGTGGTACTGGAGCATGTTTCATAAAACAACCTCGACAAAACTTAAGTCGCTAGGGAATTTATTGCTTTTTGTTGAGCAACACTTGGTAGGCATCAACGGCAACCTTGTCGCCCGACTTAAGGCCCGCCAGCACTTCGACCTCGCCATCTAAGGGACTAGCGACACGGACTTGGGTGAGTACAAATTCTTCGCCCTTTTTAAGGTAAACGCTGCTCAGTTCGTTCATTGTCAGTAGCGCAGAGGTGGGCAATTGGATTTTTTCTCGCTCGCCATTTTTAAAGGAAGCCTTTGCCCAAGTACCGGGTTGAAGATTCGCTTCATTTTCAGGCAGATTAATGCGCACTTGGTAACTATGGCTGACGGGATCGGCAAAACTAAAAATAGTGAGATCCTTTGAGGTTAACTCGCGGCCATCACTTAAACGGACGAGGAATTCGGGGGCGTTTTTCAGTTGGTTGATGTAACGCTGTGGCACTTGGGTAATGGCGCGCATTTGGCTCGCGGAAAACCCTGAAAGTAGTGCTTGTCCTGGGCTCACGGTTTCGCCCAGTTCGACAAAACGTTCTGTGACTACACCACTAAAAGGCGCTGATACCACAGTGTATTTTAAGGATTCGCTGGCTTTGATGACGCGGGCTTGCGCTGCGGTTACGGCTTGCTCTGTGGCCTTAGCATTGGCGGTGGCTTCATCCATCGCGCCCTTAGAAATCGCGCCTTGGGGGAATAACTCTTTATAACGTTTGTATTGCGCCTGTGCTTCAACATTCAAGGCTCTGGCTTTAGCTAAATCGGCCTCAAAGCTTGCCAGTTCAGCGCCTTGTTCTTTACTGGTGATCTCCAGTAGGGCGGCTCCTTCGGGGACAACATCGTTAACATCGTAGTTGAGTTTGACGATACGACCAGAGGTCTGCGCTGACACAGTCGCCGCTTTTACTGCTTCTATGGTGGCATCTAAGGTGACCCAATTGGCGTAGGGTTTAGTTAAGACTTCGATGGTTTCGACTGAGGCAGCCTGAACTTGAGTACTGGCAAGCGCCAGCAGTAAGAAAAGAACGCGAGAAATTGACGTCATAATTAATATCATCCCAGATGTAATTCATGAGTAAATTCTAATGGAGTTGTTTTCAATAGGCAATCAATATTTATTAGAAAAATTTAATATAGTGTATTTCCCTAATTTAGGAATAAGGCCCATAAGTGCCTTATTCCCATCGTTTCAGTGAGTTCTGACTAAGCCTAAGATTTAGTCATTTAAATAGTAGGTGAGTGTGGACACAATGCGAATTTGTTTAATGTAAGGCGTGCTGTTATCGCGATCCGAAATAGTAAACTGGCCTTGGCTAGCGGTTTTAATTTTTCCGAGGCGAGAATCTGAATCCTTAGCAAATTTTTCCGCTACTTCACGAGCATTTTGAGTGGCTTCTTGTACCATCATAGGTTTGACTGAATTGAGATCGGTAAACAGGAATTCGGTGCGATTGTCATACTCTTGGCTGGCGATCGCTATGCCTTCCTTCACTAAGCTAATCATCTGCTTACGAGTATTGAGCATTAAATCAATCTGCGGGGTATAAACCGATAGGTTCACCTTTGCCGAGTAACGGTATCTGACGTTGGGGTCGACATAACCTTGTGCTTGGCGATCTTCAATTGAAGGTAATGAAATCGTAATTTCGCTATCGCTAAAGCCTTGTTCCTTTAAAAACGCCACGACGCGGTCGGTTTTTTGCTGAACCGTCTCGTAGAGTTTAGGCAGATTATTATCGACCTCAGTGAAATTGATTGGCCAAATTGCCACGTTGGCTTTGACTTCTTTTTCCGCTAAGCCCTTGACTGTCACTGTGCGTTCCATGGCTTTCATCTGCAATAACGCTGTGCTTGCTGTCTGTCCAACATACACAAGCCCAGCACAAAGGAAACCGCCCAGCAGCAGGGCAGGAAGGATGTTATTTTTTTCCATAAAAAGAATCTCTTGATTAGATAAACTCAGCCTACGATACCCAATAAACCTAAGTCATGCACTGGGTTTATTCGGGATAGATGCCGCTTAAGATTTGAGGGAGACAAGTTGGCGATATCAGCTTGATGTCGCTTTATTGAGACGGGCTATTTTTCCGGAGGAATAACACTTGGCTGCCATAATTCGACTTTATTGCCGTCGGGATCGATAAACCAGCCAAAGCGGCCAAACTCTGAATCTTCAATGCCACCCACGAGCTGACCACCACCTTGTTCGACCTGTGTGAGCGCTTGGGCCAGATCATCAACGATAAAGTTAAACATAAAGCTCTTATCTGAAGGCGCAAAATAGTCAGTGCTATGGGCGAAGGGCGTCCAAACATGGTAGCCGAGTGTCGCTTTATCTGTGTGATAAAACGCCGCGCCGCCCCAGTTTTCAATGGGGACCTGAAGATGGGTTTTATACCAAGTTGCCAAGGTAACGGGATCTGCACTTTTAAAGAAAATTCCACCGAGTCCAATGACTTTAGCCATAGCCGTAGCTGCGTTTACAGGAGTATGAATTAACTTTAGGCAATAAATGCTTAAGATACAAAAAAGCCGCAAAAAATGCGGCTTTTGGGGTTAAGCATTTAGCTTAGAATTGATAGCTGTATTGAACTGAGTAGTACATACCGCTTGATTCAGTAATTGCATTCACAGGGCCAGCGATTGCGCTGTTTTCGATCAGGTGAACTTTTTCACCTTTAATATAAGCGATACCAAAGTCAACGGTGTTTTGTGGGTTGATGTGGTAGCTCATACCCGCTGTATACCAGTTACGGTCAGAGTCTGGGAATGAAATTGAGCTAATTTCGTCCACAACACCTTGGTCATGCATATAACCTGCACGAACGGTGAATTGTTCGTTGATAGTATAAGTACCACCTAGGCTGAATAACCATGAATCTTTCCATTGGTATTCTTTCAGGGCAACGTCGCCAGCTTGCAGTTGAGTACCCGCACCCGCTTGACCTGGAATAATAGTGGCGACGCCATCTTTAGCGGTGATTTGATCAAAGTTGCCCCACTGGGTGTACTGCGCTGTATAGTGCACTGCAAACTTAGTAGTGAGCTGATGGAAACCTGCAACTTGGAAAATATCGGCTAGTGGTACGTCTAAGCTGTCAAAGCTGGTCGCTAGGGCTGTTTTTGAACCTAAACCAACGGCAGATAAATCTTTAGTGCTGATCGTGTTGATATCACCTTTAACATTCACTGTTGGGCTGAAACGATAGCTGATACCGAAACGGTTATCTTTATCTAGCTCAATAGTGGCACCCACTATACCACCGAAGGCCCAGCCGTCAGCGTCGACGTCAACCAAAGGCGTAGTGCCCATGTTACGGGTTAAACGACCTTCACCGTAGATGGCATCCACACCCGCACCGATACTGAACATTTCATTAATACGGTATGAAAGGCTGGCGTTAAAGTTAACCGTTGTGACTTCTGTTTCGCCGAGTAAATCATAAGGTGCTGGTGAGTTTGCAGGTAAACTCTTTGAAAGTGAGCTGGCATCGGTACCGGTACCAAAGTTAGAAAACGCAGCAAAGCCCACGGCGAACTTATCGTCGATTGGGTGGATGTAGAAAATATTAGGGATAATTTTAGAGCTACCCGCATCATCGATGCTGCCTAAGTCAACGGCACCACCGGCAAAGTTAACGTCTTTAACATCAACAGTAATATCGGCATAAGTTAAGCCGAATGAGATCGCATCTTTATCGAATAATGCCATAGCAGCAGGGTTACGTGATAACACAGAAGCGTTATCGGCAATAACCGCATCACCAGCAAATGCACGGCCCATACCTGTGGCTGATTGACTGTTGAGTTGAAAACCTGAAGCTAAGGTTTGAGTACTTGCTAATGCGACAGAAACGGCAATGAGTGTCTTGTTGAATGTTTTCATTATAATTCTCTCTATTTTTTATAAGTATTGGATTTTTATTCGGTCCTAGTCAGCCGAAAGTCTTTAAATCCATTTATTAGTCTTCGGCATCTTATGGACTGAACCTAACCTCAACAAGTCCGACCAGATGTGAAAATTGTTAATTTTCAGTTAATTAAAAACCTTTAAAACAGAGGTTGAACTTTAGTACGCTTGAATGGTCTGGCCAGATGCTTGATATGAAGGGCTTTGGGTTTAACGGTAGGTTTCAATTGACGTTAACGGTTTGTAATTGTGTGTTGAGTATTTAAAAGGATACAAAATGTAAAAAGCGCACAAGTGTGCGCTTTTTAAGTTATACAAGCGTGTCAAAACTAGAGTGCAGACTTAAATTGTTCGAACTCTGTTGTTACATTTTCACTCGGTGCAGACAATTTGCTCACCAAAATACCGGCAAATGTGGCAAATACAAATCCTGGCAGGATTTCGTATAACTCGAAAATCCCTCCCGTAAGTTGCTTCCAAATCACGACTGTTAATGCGCCGACAATAATAGTGGCGATGGCACCATTACGGCTGTATTGCTTCCAAAATAGCGATAACAAGACCACAGGACCAAAGGCCGCACCAAAGCCTGCCCAAGCATAACTCACAAGGCTTAATACACTGCTTTCAGGATTGAGGGCAATGATGCCTGCGATCACGGCAATCGCCAGCACGCCCATGCGACCGACCATCATCAACTCGCGATCATCCGCTTGAGGGCGTAACCATTTACGGTAGAAATCTTCAGTGATCACGCTTGAGCACACCAGCAACTGTGAATCGATAGTGCTCATGATGGCCGACAAAATGGCCGCAATAAGTAGACCCCCAATCCAAGGATTAAACGCGGCTTGGGCTAAATGAATAAATACCGTTTCTGAATTCGCTAGTGGGGCGTTAGCGAAATACAGAGAACCGGCAATACCTGTGGCTAAAGCGCCAATTAAAGATAAGACCATCCAGCTCATGGCAATACGGCGCGATAAGGGCAGGGCATCGGCACTGCCTATCGCCATAAAGCGCGACAAAATATGCGGCTGACCAAAATAGCCAAGACCCCATGCGAGTAAAGACAACATGCCTATCACTGTGGTTTTGTCGCTGACCAAGGCTAACATCGCAGGATCGATAGTTTCAATTCCGGCGTGGCTTTCAGGATGAGAGAAAACGGCAAAGGGGACGATTAAGAGGGCGACAAGCATCAAACAGCCTTGAAAGAAGTCTGTCCAACACACAGCAAAGAAGCCACCAATAAAGGTATAACCGACTATGATGGCTGAGCCAATCACCAGCGCCACTGTGTAATCGAGACCAAAGACTTTTTCAAATAGAATCGCGCCACCGACCATGCCTGAGGAAGCATAGAAAGTGAAAAACACTAAAATAGTGATTGCGGAGACGAGCTTGAGATAGCCCTGGGTATCGTGGAAACGTTTCTCGAAGAAATCCGGTAAGGTGAGGGCGTTATCGGCGAGTTGAGTGTAAATACGCAGTCGTCTGGCGACAAATAGCCAGTTTAGCCAAGCGCCAAAAATTAATCCTATGCCAATCCAAGCTTCACCTAAGCCGCCTAAGTAAACTGCGCCGGGTAAACCCAGTAACAGCCAACCTGACATATCGGATGCACCCACACTGAGTGCGGTCACAGCGGGGCCCATTTTGCGGCCACCTAAAATATAATCATCAACAGTATCGGTAGCACGGTAAGCCCAAAAACCTATGCCCATCATCAATACTAAGTAACCAACAAATGTGATTAAAATCGGGGTTTCAATCGTCATCTTGCCTTTTCCCATCTTGTTATTATTAAAAGTGGCAAGCATGCTACCAGATGTTTGAACAATCGCCCATTAGCAGATAGAAGTGTGATTAAAATCTAACCTCCGATCGCGTGAAAATATCGGAGGTTAATTTAAAAATAGCCGAGATAAGATCGGGTTAGATAAAGGTATTCTTGATTTCGTCTTTTACATAGCTAAGGTCTGCTTTATCTTCACCTATAAGCAAAATAAACGCATCGGGTGTTTCAAAGCCCATTCCTTGGTATTTGCCATCGGCGAAGGTTTTGTCTAACACCATACGTTTTTCGAGTGGCACGATAAAGAGTGTGACCTTGCTTTGCTCGCCCTGTAGCACTAAGTGCAGGCTTTTCACCCCTTGAAAATCGCAATAGGAGGTGTAATACACTTTGCCCGGTTGTTGGGTGAACTTGGCATTGCCAAAGTCTTTCATCGACGCGAGCTGCGCATTGACCTGATTAAAGTTGACGTTTTGATCCACCTGTAAGGCAACACCTTCATGGTAGACATGGGCCAGTGCATGTTCGGCTAAATCGATTGGCCCTAAACGTAATAGACTAAAACTGATCCCCACCACAAATGCCACCGAGGCCGCCATGGCCACTAAAAAGCCCGTCTGACGGCGGTGTTTATGGTGTTGTTGCAACTGCTGACGCAAAATCAGTTTATCGGCGAGATCGTCCGCCACCTCTACTTTCAATGCATTTGTCAGTTTGGCATCAAGGTTTTTGAGCTCATTGATTAAGGCTTGGTTTTCTGGCTTAGCATTAATTTGCGCCAGAAAATCAGCATCTTGATTATGAGGATCTTCATAAGCTTGACGTCTAAATTTAAGCTCATCCATTGGATTGACCTCTCACATCATTCTTCTCAAGAAATTCTTTCAATTGGCTCCTCGCCCGAAATAAACGCGTCATTACGGTGTTGCGATTGAGCTCCATCAGCTCGGCGATTTCGTCACCACTAAAACCACCAATCAGCTGCAGTAAGAGTGGCTCGCGGTATTCGATATCCAGCTTGCCAATTTGCCGACGGATCAGGTATTGCTCGGTCTGCTCTTCACTGCTATTGGAGATATTGTCTTCTAAGGTATCTTGCTCAACGTCGGAATAATCGAACTGTTTACGCTCGAAACGCCGTGCATTCTCACGCCTAAGAATCGTGATCAGCCATGCCTTCGCCGCTTTATCATCCTTGAGGGAATCCAAAGAGCGCCACGCCCGCAAGAAGGTTTCTTGGGTAATGTCTTCAGCCACGTGTTTATCGCCGCATAACCAGTAGGCGTAGCGGAAGATGTCTGCATGTAGCGCCTTGACTAGGCTGTTGTATCGTCGTTGTTTACTTAGCATGTCAGAAGAGACCGCGGGCTCGACGGATTTCTTACGCCAGTTAGCAAACATTTTTATTTTTTCGGCTTGTTGGCTGAATGTTTAGCATAGTTGAGCTCGCTTCTCTCTCATTAAATCCTTAATTTACTTAGGATTCAGTGGGCTTAATGGCGCCGATTTTGGGTTTGAATGTTTATGCTCACAAGCCTTAACCGCGTTAAGCAATGCGGCGCACTCTAGGGTCAGCTTTTTAGTATCCGCACTGTTAGTATTCGCACTGTCAGTATGACTGTTGGCATCGGCCTTCGCACTATAGGCGGCAATTTGCAGTTGCTGTATCGCCTGTGCGAGTTGCGGCGACTGCTCGGCAATTTTATCGAGTGTCATAGGCGCTTGCTGTAACTCGCTGAAGTAGCGCTGTAACTGCAACATAATGCGGCTCACATCGCCACTTGCGCAGGCTTGCTCCAATCCTTGTAAGCCCGCAACATTTACTGATTGTGCTGAACTCATTGAAGCGTTAATTGCTGTCGGGGCGGCCGATTGGTTTTTTAAAGCGCGGCGCCAAGCGATTAAAGTGATGATCCAAGCGACGAGAGTGATCAGCCATAGCGCAGCAAACACCTTAATCATCCAGGAGTCATTGTTGTCGGCCGCTGAATTTGCTTGCCAAGAGGCTTGGGCGGGCGCATCTGTGACGGCACCGCCAGTTACCACTATGGTGCGTGCGGGGAGCGTCGCGGTTTCTTGACGTTTAAGGTGCGGATTCCACCAAGGCACTTTGACTTCGGGCAGGATAAATGTTCCCGCTTTGCTGGGAACGATTGCCGACGTAATACTGTACTGGGAGACAATTTGTGCATCGCGTACAAAGGTTTGTCGCTGAGGTTTCTCTGGGTATGACTTCAGTTCATTAGGCAGGGTTTGCACTATATCTGGCAGGCTATTTTCATCGGCATTGGATGCCAACAAAGTAATAGTGCGAGTGATAGGGCTACCGACGGTAAATTCTTTAATATCCTCAGGGAAGTTCTCTTTTAACACCACTAAATCGGCAACCAGCCATTGGCCTTGGAAGTTTGTCGGTGCAGGATTCACTTGCACTGTGAGTGAGGGCGCCCCCGCTTGCATTGGGCGGCTTTCATTAAAGCCAAACATGCCGCCGCGGCGTTGGGATTCAACTAACACATCGCCCGCAAAGGTTGCACCTTTGATGTTCACTTGGCCGGGTAAGTCGGGAATGATGCCATAGGTGCGTTCAATCACGCGGTAACGGCGGCCATCGACTATCTCTGAGCCATCCTTATCTTCGCCAATTTGTTTGATCTGTGCGCCTTCGATTACTGGTGCGCTCAATACGCCCCTTTGTAATTCTACCGCTAGATAGAGTTTCACCTTGTAGGTAATGAGCTGCCCGACATAGGCCTCGTCAGTTGACACTTTGGCATCGATGAATAGGTTGTTCATTTGCGCGGGCTGGCTGCCCGTTTCGACCACTTTGAGTGGGATCGGCGCCGAGCTGATGCCATCAATAGTAAAGGCTGGAATGGTCAACTGGCCTTTTTGTTTTGGCGCGAGCAACACTTGCCAGCGAGTCTCTTTGACCGCATCGAAGTTCATGATCTGTGTGCTGCGACTCACGCTGGTGCGGCCAACAATAAAGTCTTTCAGCAGGGCGGACGTGTCTAGCTTGCCAGTATCGATTTCATCATCGACGCTGATGTTGAGCACAAAGTATTCACCCTCCATCACAGGATTACGATCGACCGATGCCTCAATTTTGCTGAGTGCAAAGGCGGGATGGGCCACTCCGATGGCAAGGAGTAGCAGGATAAAAAATTGTCTGATCACCACTGTTCGTTATCCTTTGATATTTGGCCATTTTGACGGCGTTTTTGATATTCCAACTGCATTTTATTGCGAAGTAACACTTGTGGGTCTTCACTCACGCCCCTCAGCGCTCGCTGCATTTCTGCGGGAAGCGGTTCGCTATTGGTTGGCGGCGCTTCGACAGATTCACTCATAGCGGCTTCTTGTTTATCTTGCGCATTTTTCTCAGGAGCTTCCTTGGCGCCAACGCTTTGCTTGGCTTGCTCAGCGGATTTTTCCTCCTCGGCATCGGCGTTAGCCTGCGCTTGCATCTTAGCTTCATTATCCGCTGGTGAATCGTCTACAGGCTCATTTTCCTTTGCATCCTGCTCGGCATTTTGCTGCTTGGCTTGTTGATCCTGTTGCGCTTTATCTTGATCTTGCTGAGCTTCATCTTGCTTGTCCTGAGCATTGCCATTTTGCTTATCTTGCTCTGACTCTTGCTTATCCGCTTTTTGCTGCTCAGAGCTTTGCTCAGGATTGGCATTGTCCTGTTGATCC of the Shewanella baltica genome contains:
- a CDS encoding efflux RND transporter periplasmic adaptor subunit, which translates into the protein MTSISRVLFLLLALASTQVQAASVETIEVLTKPYANWVTLDATIEAVKAATVSAQTSGRIVKLNYDVNDVVPEGAALLEITSKEQGAELASFEADLAKARALNVEAQAQYKRYKELFPQGAISKGAMDEATANAKATEQAVTAAQARVIKASESLKYTVVSAPFSGVVTERFVELGETVSPGQALLSGFSASQMRAITQVPQRYINQLKNAPEFLVRLSDGRELTSKDLTIFSFADPVSHSYQVRINLPENEANLQPGTWAKASFKNGEREKIQLPTSALLTMNELSSVYLKKGEEFVLTQVRVASPLDGEVEVLAGLKSGDKVAVDAYQVLLNKKQ
- a CDS encoding SIMPL domain-containing protein; its protein translation is MEKNNILPALLLGGFLCAGLVYVGQTASTALLQMKAMERTVTVKGLAEKEVKANVAIWPINFTEVDNNLPKLYETVQQKTDRVVAFLKEQGFSDSEITISLPSIEDRQAQGYVDPNVRYRYSAKVNLSVYTPQIDLMLNTRKQMISLVKEGIAIASQEYDNRTEFLFTDLNSVKPMMVQEATQNAREVAEKFAKDSDSRLGKIKTASQGQFTISDRDNSTPYIKQIRIVSTLTYYLND
- a CDS encoding VOC family protein, with product MAKVIGLGGIFFKSADPVTLATWYKTHLQVPIENWGGAAFYHTDKATLGYHVWTPFAHSTDYFAPSDKSFMFNFIVDDLAQALTQVEQGGGQLVGGIEDSEFGRFGWFIDPDGNKVELWQPSVIPPEK
- a CDS encoding OmpP1/FadL family transporter, which encodes MKTFNKTLIAVSVALASTQTLASGFQLNSQSATGMGRAFAGDAVIADNASVLSRNPAAMALFDKDAISFGLTYADITVDVKDVNFAGGAVDLGSIDDAGSSKIIPNIFYIHPIDDKFAVGFAAFSNFGTGTDASSLSKSLPANSPAPYDLLGETEVTTVNFNASLSYRINEMFSIGAGVDAIYGEGRLTRNMGTTPLVDVDADGWAFGGIVGATIELDKDNRFGISYRFSPTVNVKGDINTISTKDLSAVGLGSKTALATSFDSLDVPLADIFQVAGFHQLTTKFAVHYTAQYTQWGNFDQITAKDGVATIIPGQAGAGTQLQAGDVALKEYQWKDSWLFSLGGTYTINEQFTVRAGYMHDQGVVDEISSISFPDSDRNWYTAGMSYHINPQNTVDFGIAYIKGEKVHLIENSAIAGPVNAITESSGMYYSVQYSYQF
- the putP gene encoding sodium/proline symporter PutP, coding for MTIETPILITFVGYLVLMMGIGFWAYRATDTVDDYILGGRKMGPAVTALSVGASDMSGWLLLGLPGAVYLGGLGEAWIGIGLIFGAWLNWLFVARRLRIYTQLADNALTLPDFFEKRFHDTQGYLKLVSAITILVFFTFYASSGMVGGAILFEKVFGLDYTVALVIGSAIIVGYTFIGGFFAVCWTDFFQGCLMLVALLIVPFAVFSHPESHAGIETIDPAMLALVSDKTTVIGMLSLLAWGLGYFGQPHILSRFMAIGSADALPLSRRIAMSWMVLSLIGALATGIAGSLYFANAPLANSETVFIHLAQAAFNPWIGGLLIAAILSAIMSTIDSQLLVCSSVITEDFYRKWLRPQADDRELMMVGRMGVLAIAVIAGIIALNPESSVLSLVSYAWAGFGAAFGPVVLLSLFWKQYSRNGAIATIIVGALTVVIWKQLTGGIFELYEILPGFVFATFAGILVSKLSAPSENVTTEFEQFKSAL
- a CDS encoding DUF3379 domain-containing protein, with the protein product MDELKFRRQAYEDPHNQDADFLAQINAKPENQALINELKNLDAKLTNALKVEVADDLADKLILRQQLQQHHKHRRQTGFLVAMAASVAFVVGISFSLLRLGPIDLAEHALAHVYHEGVALQVDQNVNFNQVNAQLASMKDFGNAKFTQQPGKVYYTSYCDFQGVKSLHLVLQGEQSKVTLFIVPLEKRMVLDKTFADGKYQGMGFETPDAFILLIGEDKADLSYVKDEIKNTFI
- a CDS encoding sigma-70 family RNA polymerase sigma factor yields the protein MFANWRKKSVEPAVSSDMLSKQRRYNSLVKALHADIFRYAYWLCGDKHVAEDITQETFLRAWRSLDSLKDDKAAKAWLITILRRENARRFERKQFDYSDVEQDTLEDNISNSSEEQTEQYLIRRQIGKLDIEYREPLLLQLIGGFSGDEIAELMELNRNTVMTRLFRARSQLKEFLEKNDVRGQSNG
- a CDS encoding BatD family protein, which translates into the protein MVIRQFFILLLLAIGVAHPAFALSKIEASVDRNPVMEGEYFVLNISVDDEIDTGKLDTSALLKDFIVGRTSVSRSTQIMNFDAVKETRWQVLLAPKQKGQLTIPAFTIDGISSAPIPLKVVETGSQPAQMNNLFIDAKVSTDEAYVGQLITYKVKLYLAVELQRGVLSAPVIEGAQIKQIGEDKDGSEIVDGRRYRVIERTYGIIPDLPGQVNIKGATFAGDVLVESQRRGGMFGFNESRPMQAGAPSLTVQVNPAPTNFQGQWLVADLVVLKENFPEDIKEFTVGSPITRTITLLASNADENSLPDIVQTLPNELKSYPEKPQRQTFVRDAQIVSQYSITSAIVPSKAGTFILPEVKVPWWNPHLKRQETATLPARTIVVTGGAVTDAPAQASWQANSAADNNDSWMIKVFAALWLITLVAWIITLIAWRRALKNQSAAPTAINASMSSAQSVNVAGLQGLEQACASGDVSRIMLQLQRYFSELQQAPMTLDKIAEQSPQLAQAIQQLQIAAYSAKADANSHTDSANTNSADTKKLTLECAALLNAVKACEHKHSNPKSAPLSPLNPK